A genomic window from Quercus lobata isolate SW786 chromosome 10, ValleyOak3.0 Primary Assembly, whole genome shotgun sequence includes:
- the LOC115965082 gene encoding lysine-rich arabinogalactan protein 19-like, producing MSVNEHANNGDETELAAAATPSTTAAPVSTPTRGHRATTSPSTSAARGRLRPATATPSTSAVRGRGRRATTPRVVTTLKMPPPILQASPQPEVPSPIPYASPQPEVPSPSPPSQPNFDVSIDQNVTPPILPETPSYAHTGSSAPTPGLYIK from the exons ATGTCCG TAAATGAGCATGCAAACAATGGGGATGAGACTGAACTAGCAGCTGCTGCAACCCCAAGCACAACTGCAGCACCCGTAAGTACACCGACCCGTGGTCATCGTGCTACTACAAGCCCAAGCACAAGCGCAGCTAGGGGTCGTCTTCGGCCTGCTACAGCAACCCCAAGCACAAGTGCAGTCAGGGGCCGTGGTCGGCGTGCAACAACCCCTCGGGTTGTAACTACTCTTAAGATGCCTCCACCCATCCTGCAGGCATCTCCTCAGCCTGAGGTCCCTTCACCCATCCCATATGCATCTCCTCAGCCCGAGGTCCCTTCACCCAGCCCACCTTCGCAGCCCAATTTCGATGTCAGTATTGACCAAAATGTGACCCCTCCTATACTCCCCGAGACACCCTCATACGCACACACCGGCTCTAGTGCACCCACTCCTGGCCTCTACATAAAGTAG
- the LOC115965083 gene encoding serine/threonine-protein phosphatase 7 long form homolog, protein MTITLQDVEVIFGLPIDGDVLVGPTAVVDDGGWRQLCTELLGFSPPNDNKTLVGQRILISRLVEAVAAPLPHDATEMQIHRYTRCYILALIGDKLFMDKSGDRVHLMFLDFMCNLRDPPQYSWGSGCLAWLYRELCQASEKGASQIGGACTLVQYWAWARLPFLCPRIEPPPGCDYGPWPYAPLAFKWVRVPSPKSRPSGMALVHYRELLVTMQPEQIVWQPYEAHFGHLPEFCVAGRDTWTARVPLAA, encoded by the exons ATGACAATCACCCTACAAGATGTGGAGGTAATTTTCGGACTTCCCATAGATGGTGACGTCTTGGTTGGGCCGACTGCTGTGGTGGATGATGGGGGTTGGAGGCAATTGTGTACGGAGTTGCTGGGTTTTAGTCCGCCGAATGACAATAAAACATTGGTGGGGCAAAGAATTCTCATCAGCCGACTTGTTGAGGCCGTTGCAGCGCCATTGCCACATGACGCAACGGAGATGCAGATACACCGGTATACCCGGTGCTATATTTTAGCGCTAATAGGGGACAAACTTTTCATGGACAAGTCAGGAGATAGGGTGCATTTGATGTTCCTGGACTTCATGTGTAACCTTCGTGATCCGCCACAATATAGTTGGGGTAGTGGTTGCCTGGCCTGGTTATATAGGGAGTTGTGTCAGGCAAGCGAGAAAGGGGCATCGCAGATTGGTGGGGCGTGCACCTTGGTCCAGTATTGGGCATGGGCAAGGTTGCCATTCTTGTGCCCGAGGATAGAGCCCCCACCTGGATGTGATTATGGCCCATGGCCATATGCTCCACTTGCATTTAA GTGGGTGCGGGTGCCAAGCCCGAAGAGTAGGCCATCCGGCATGGCCTTGGTCCACTATCGCGAGCTATTAGTTACAATGCAGCCAGAGCAg ATTGTGTGGCAGCCATACGAGGCACACTTCGGCCACCTTCCTGAGTTCTGCGTTGCAGGGAGGGATACGTGGACAGCAAGGGTGCCGCTT GCTGCATAA